A region of uncultured Draconibacterium sp. DNA encodes the following proteins:
- a CDS encoding Gfo/Idh/MocA family oxidoreductase encodes MQTNRRKFIRSTMLGIGAVTIVPSHVVFGKPGRVMPNDKVNLAFCGIGNRGGQILKQFMNTGMVNNVAMCDTDMGAKHTLASIEANPKATQFQDFRVMFDKAAKSFDAVVVGTPDFSHFPITILAMSMGKGVYTEKPLTRTFQESELLMKAAKKYGVVTQMGNQGHSEGNYFQFKTWVEHGIIKDVTKVVAHMNSARRWHGWDTGMTKFPKAEPIPETLDWDTWLGTAQHHDYNHDFVNGQWRCWYDFGMGALGDWGAHIIDTVHEFLDLGLPYEVDPVKIEGHNPLFYPQSSTLDFKFPKRKGMPALTISWYDGVNNQPELPENYGKSELAEGIPAASTGQIEKRNLNPGKIIYSKDLIFKGGSHGSTLSMLPSKKAEKVMQNLPEVPKSPSSHFENFVLACKGEEKTRSPFEVSGPLSQVFVLGTLAQRLNTTLKFDRESKQITNSSLANDLLQGPPPRKGWEEFYRL; translated from the coding sequence ATGCAAACGAACAGAAGAAAATTTATACGCAGCACGATGCTTGGAATAGGGGCAGTAACTATTGTTCCAAGCCATGTAGTATTCGGCAAACCGGGTCGTGTAATGCCCAACGATAAAGTGAACCTGGCTTTTTGTGGAATCGGAAACCGGGGCGGTCAGATTCTAAAACAGTTTATGAATACCGGAATGGTAAATAACGTTGCCATGTGTGATACCGACATGGGGGCCAAACACACCCTGGCTTCCATCGAAGCAAATCCAAAAGCAACGCAATTTCAGGATTTCCGTGTAATGTTCGATAAGGCAGCGAAGTCATTTGATGCGGTTGTGGTTGGAACACCTGACTTTTCGCATTTCCCGATCACCATTCTGGCCATGTCGATGGGGAAAGGTGTATATACAGAAAAACCACTGACACGTACTTTTCAGGAATCAGAGTTGCTGATGAAAGCCGCCAAAAAGTATGGAGTTGTAACGCAAATGGGAAACCAGGGGCATTCGGAAGGCAACTACTTTCAATTTAAAACCTGGGTGGAGCACGGCATTATTAAAGACGTAACAAAAGTGGTGGCGCACATGAACAGTGCCCGTCGCTGGCATGGTTGGGATACCGGCATGACTAAATTCCCAAAAGCGGAGCCAATTCCTGAAACCCTGGATTGGGATACCTGGCTGGGTACAGCACAACACCACGATTACAACCACGATTTTGTAAACGGACAATGGCGCTGCTGGTACGATTTCGGAATGGGAGCATTGGGTGACTGGGGCGCGCATATCATCGATACTGTTCACGAATTTTTGGATTTGGGCCTGCCATACGAGGTTGATCCGGTAAAAATTGAAGGACACAATCCGCTGTTTTACCCACAGTCCTCTACGCTCGATTTTAAATTCCCAAAAAGAAAAGGTATGCCGGCGCTTACAATAAGCTGGTACGATGGCGTGAACAACCAACCCGAACTGCCCGAAAATTATGGTAAATCGGAACTGGCAGAAGGTATTCCTGCAGCAAGTACAGGCCAGATCGAAAAACGAAACCTGAATCCTGGTAAAATTATTTACAGCAAAGACTTGATTTTTAAAGGAGGTTCTCACGGAAGTACTTTATCGATGCTGCCATCGAAAAAGGCCGAAAAAGTGATGCAAAACCTGCCGGAAGTTCCGAAAAGTCCATCCAGTCACTTCGAAAACTTTGTACTGGCTTGCAAAGGCGAAGAGAAAACACGCTCGCCATTTGAAGTTTCCGGTCCGTTGAGCCAGGTATTTGTTTTAGGAACACTGGCGCAACGCCTAAATACCACACTGAAATTTGATCGCGAGAGCAAGCAGATTACAAATAGTTCGCTCGCAAACGATTTACTACAGGGCCCACCTCCACGTAAAGGCTGGGAAGAATTCTATCGTTTATAG
- a CDS encoding glycoside hydrolase family 43 protein, protein MQLRIYITLFLLVGLCACAKSENPPGEFESGETPDQIKNQSSLALGDPYIFCHEGRYYAYGTQSPNGIVVYVSDDLETWKVPADANNGLALHKDDVYADRWFWAPEVYFVNDRFYMYYSADEHICVATANSPLGPFKQEVKKPMIENEKCIDNTLFIDDDGKAYLSFVRFTDGNAIWIAELEDDLTTLKMETLKPCLNVSQGWEKAMGRVNEGSFIVKQNGIYYMSYSANHYESPQYGVGYATAENVMGPWSKSAQNPILQKPKGLSGVGHSAMFRDKNGDLRIVFHSHNNYTKIHPRLMHIGRVNFENVNGEEIMQIGEDILTPVLKKE, encoded by the coding sequence ATGCAGTTGAGAATTTATATAACATTGTTCTTGCTGGTAGGGCTTTGTGCCTGCGCTAAAAGTGAAAATCCGCCTGGCGAGTTTGAAAGCGGCGAAACACCGGACCAAATAAAAAACCAATCTTCATTGGCATTGGGCGATCCATATATTTTTTGTCACGAAGGCCGTTATTATGCCTACGGAACACAATCGCCGAATGGAATAGTGGTGTATGTTTCGGATGATTTAGAAACATGGAAAGTGCCCGCTGATGCAAACAACGGCCTGGCCTTACACAAAGATGATGTATATGCCGACAGGTGGTTTTGGGCACCGGAAGTTTATTTTGTTAACGACAGGTTTTACATGTACTACTCGGCCGATGAGCACATTTGTGTGGCCACTGCCAACAGTCCGCTTGGCCCGTTCAAACAGGAAGTGAAAAAGCCCATGATTGAAAATGAAAAGTGTATCGATAATACACTTTTTATCGACGACGACGGCAAAGCCTATCTTTCTTTCGTAAGGTTTACCGATGGAAATGCCATCTGGATTGCCGAACTGGAAGACGATTTAACCACGCTGAAAATGGAAACCTTAAAGCCGTGTTTGAATGTGTCGCAGGGTTGGGAAAAGGCGATGGGGCGAGTTAACGAAGGTTCGTTTATAGTAAAACAGAACGGAATTTATTACATGAGTTATTCGGCTAATCACTACGAAAGCCCGCAGTACGGTGTGGGTTACGCAACCGCAGAAAACGTTATGGGACCCTGGAGCAAATCCGCACAAAATCCGATTCTCCAAAAACCTAAAGGTTTGTCAGGAGTGGGGCACAGTGCGATGTTTCGGGACAAAAATGGAGATTTACGAATTGTTTTTCACTCGCATAATAACTACACCAAAATTCATCCGCGACTGATGCACATTGGCCGGGTAAATTTCGAAAATGTTAATGGGGAGGAAATAATGCAAATTGGCGAAGACATTCTTACGCCGGTTTTAAAGAAGGAATAA
- a CDS encoding glycoside hydrolase family 43 protein, protein MKLYLILFLVVVLSACAKGENLPKDSVETTFTNPVWNGADPWMVKQGDDYIYCFSRNNGIDVSSSKLMTKRTKAKTIWKAPSTGWNSNCVWAPEIHFIDGRWYVYYAAGVSGPPFIHQRTGVLRSVNDNVYSEYEDMGMLNTGDDPEDSSKNVWAIDMTVLEHNEKLYAIWSGWLEQMDTDATPQHLFIQEMENPYTLKGKRVLLSSPEESWETGGPLNLNEGPQVLKHDDQVFIIYSCRESWLKEYRQGMLQLKNSDADPLDPESWIKTGPVFEGNDSVHGVGHVAFVKSPDGTEDWIIYHSKKTTEAGWDRDVRMQPFTWNADGTPDFGEAAKAGEPLKRPSGEIEIEQNQIN, encoded by the coding sequence ATGAAATTATACTTGATATTATTTTTAGTGGTGGTTTTGAGTGCCTGTGCAAAAGGCGAAAACTTACCAAAAGATTCGGTAGAAACAACTTTTACCAATCCGGTTTGGAATGGTGCCGATCCGTGGATGGTAAAGCAGGGAGACGATTACATTTACTGTTTTTCAAGAAATAACGGAATTGATGTTTCCAGTTCAAAATTAATGACCAAACGAACCAAAGCAAAAACCATTTGGAAAGCACCATCAACAGGCTGGAACAGTAACTGTGTATGGGCGCCGGAAATTCATTTTATCGACGGGCGCTGGTATGTTTATTATGCTGCCGGTGTATCGGGGCCACCTTTTATTCATCAGCGAACAGGGGTTTTGCGCTCGGTAAACGATAATGTTTATAGTGAGTACGAAGATATGGGAATGTTGAATACTGGCGACGATCCTGAAGATAGCTCAAAAAATGTTTGGGCTATTGATATGACGGTGCTGGAACATAACGAAAAACTGTACGCAATTTGGTCGGGATGGCTGGAGCAAATGGATACCGATGCCACACCGCAGCACCTTTTCATTCAGGAAATGGAAAATCCATACACCTTGAAAGGGAAGCGTGTTTTGCTGTCATCGCCCGAAGAAAGCTGGGAAACCGGTGGTCCGTTAAATTTGAACGAAGGCCCCCAGGTTTTAAAGCATGACGATCAGGTATTTATCATTTATTCCTGTCGCGAATCGTGGCTGAAAGAATACCGCCAGGGAATGTTACAGCTTAAAAATTCTGATGCCGATCCGCTCGATCCTGAAAGCTGGATTAAAACAGGCCCGGTTTTCGAAGGAAATGATTCTGTTCACGGAGTGGGGCATGTTGCGTTTGTTAAGTCGCCGGATGGCACTGAAGACTGGATTATTTATCACTCGAAAAAAACAACAGAAGCCGGTTGGGACCGCGATGTGCGAATGCAGCCTTTTACGTGGAATGCCGACGGAACTCCTGATTTTGGCGAAGCTGCTAAGGCAGGAGAACCACTGAAACGTCCCTCGGGAGAAATAGAAATAGAACAAAATCAAATAAACTAA
- a CDS encoding aldose epimerase family protein encodes MKLRNLFVVLILAALAVACNQKPAEQLICGSLKKENFKATIGGKETGLYELKNGELTMAVTNYGGRIVSLLVPGKDGEMADVVLGFPSIDAYLNAKEVFHGALIGRVGNRIAKGKFTLNDVEYTLPINNDPNHLHGGPEGFHNVVWDVKAVNDTSIVLSYLSKDGEMGYPGNLNVEVIYTLTSQNEVKIGYKATTDKSTPVNLTNHAFFNLKGEANGTINAHLLTINADKFTAVDSTLIPFGENVPVEGTPFDFRQAKAIGADLALQSENEQLQNGLGYDHNFALNKTVAGEMSLAATVVEPASGRKMEIYTEEPGIQFYGGNFMDGADTGKYGKTFDFRESFALETQHFPDSPNQPAFPSIILNPGETYTTASIYRFSVADTL; translated from the coding sequence ATGAAATTAAGAAACTTATTTGTAGTACTTATTTTGGCGGCACTTGCTGTTGCCTGTAATCAAAAACCTGCAGAGCAACTGATTTGCGGAAGTCTGAAGAAAGAAAATTTTAAAGCTACAATCGGCGGTAAAGAAACCGGCTTGTACGAGTTGAAAAACGGAGAGCTCACCATGGCTGTAACCAATTATGGTGGACGTATAGTTAGTTTGCTGGTGCCCGGCAAAGATGGTGAAATGGCGGATGTAGTTCTGGGATTCCCGTCAATCGATGCTTATCTTAACGCCAAAGAAGTTTTTCACGGTGCATTAATTGGTAGAGTTGGAAACCGTATTGCAAAAGGTAAATTCACTTTGAATGATGTGGAGTATACCTTGCCAATTAACAACGACCCCAATCATTTACACGGAGGCCCGGAAGGATTTCATAATGTGGTTTGGGATGTTAAAGCGGTGAACGACACTTCCATTGTGCTAAGCTATTTGTCAAAAGATGGCGAAATGGGCTATCCCGGGAATTTGAATGTGGAAGTAATCTATACACTTACATCACAGAATGAAGTAAAGATTGGCTACAAAGCCACAACCGATAAGAGTACGCCGGTGAATTTAACCAATCATGCCTTTTTTAACCTGAAGGGTGAAGCCAACGGAACCATCAACGCTCACCTGTTGACCATTAATGCCGATAAGTTTACCGCTGTTGACTCTACATTAATTCCATTTGGCGAAAATGTACCTGTTGAAGGAACACCATTCGATTTCAGACAAGCAAAAGCCATTGGTGCTGATTTAGCCTTACAAAGCGAAAACGAACAATTGCAGAACGGTTTGGGCTACGACCATAATTTTGCACTGAATAAAACCGTAGCTGGAGAAATGTCGTTGGCAGCAACTGTTGTTGAGCCGGCAAGCGGAAGAAAGATGGAGATATATACTGAAGAGCCTGGTATTCAATTTTACGGTGGAAACTTTATGGATGGAGCAGATACCGGGAAATATGGAAAGACTTTTGATTTTCGTGAGTCGTTCGCTTTGGAAACACAACATTTCCCGGATTCACCAAATCAGCCTGCTTTCCCGTCGATTATTTTAAATCCGGGAGAAACTTATACCACAGCAAGTATTTACCGTTTTAGTGTAGCCGATACACTATAA
- a CDS encoding glycoside hydrolase family 43 protein, producing the protein MKQNRFRNLSLVLLFLLTTFFTACKSEKAQLKIENPLPVEFGDPYILKASDGMYYMIGTGGVTDGFKMYSSADLKSWKDEGRIYQGNTSDSWNIANFWAPELYEKDGKFYLLFSADWRENPTNELENFRIGVAVADNPTGPYTDLYDRPIFDPGYPVIDGNLWFENDKVYLYYSRCCYKNPVESEVADWAREKGMFDEIEESWVYGVELQPDFSGIIGEPKLLLRPPLTMDDEQAEWESRSVTSGEVNRRWTEGSYLLKNEDTYYIMYSANYFGGKNYAVGYATSDSPLGPFQKADNNPVLQKNVEQGGIVTGTGHNSVTVAPDGKTMLCVYHGRTSETGDERVVFIDPMEITTDGKLVVHGPTTK; encoded by the coding sequence ATGAAACAGAATCGTTTTCGTAACCTTTCTCTTGTTTTGCTATTTCTGCTGACCACTTTTTTTACTGCCTGTAAGTCGGAGAAAGCGCAACTTAAAATCGAGAATCCTTTACCCGTTGAATTTGGAGATCCGTATATACTTAAAGCATCGGATGGAATGTACTACATGATTGGAACTGGCGGAGTAACCGACGGTTTTAAAATGTATTCATCTGCCGATTTGAAATCGTGGAAAGACGAAGGTCGTATATACCAGGGAAATACTTCAGATTCGTGGAATATTGCCAATTTCTGGGCACCTGAGTTATATGAGAAAGACGGCAAATTTTATCTGCTGTTTAGTGCCGACTGGCGCGAAAATCCAACAAATGAATTAGAAAATTTCCGTATTGGTGTGGCGGTTGCCGATAATCCAACCGGACCATATACCGATTTATACGATCGTCCGATTTTCGATCCGGGTTACCCGGTTATTGATGGTAATCTTTGGTTCGAAAACGATAAAGTATACCTGTATTATTCGCGCTGTTGTTATAAAAATCCGGTTGAAAGTGAGGTCGCTGACTGGGCGCGCGAAAAAGGTATGTTCGACGAAATTGAAGAAAGCTGGGTTTACGGAGTTGAACTTCAACCTGATTTTTCGGGAATTATCGGCGAACCAAAACTGTTGTTGCGTCCTCCGTTAACAATGGATGATGAGCAAGCGGAGTGGGAGAGTCGCTCGGTAACTTCGGGCGAGGTAAACCGCCGCTGGACAGAAGGATCGTACCTGTTAAAAAATGAAGATACCTATTACATTATGTATTCGGCCAACTATTTTGGTGGAAAGAATTATGCGGTGGGTTATGCCACTTCCGATTCGCCACTCGGGCCTTTCCAAAAAGCAGATAATAACCCTGTTTTGCAAAAAAATGTTGAGCAAGGGGGAATTGTAACCGGCACCGGACACAACTCGGTAACGGTAGCTCCCGATGGAAAAACTATGCTTTGTGTTTACCACGGAAGAACTTCTGAAACAGGTGATGAACGTGTGGTTTTTATTGATCCGATGGAAATTACCACTGATGGGAAATTAGTTGTTCACGGGCCAACCACAAAATAA
- a CDS encoding family 43 glycosylhydrolase encodes MRIQHLVIWAIAFLLLASCTSVQKEKEQVFYKNPVIKGDLPDPSVIRVGDKYYAVGTTNDFAPVYPLFESTDLINWTSIGAVFKEPPAWASEDFWAPELYYNNGTFFVYYTTKRKDTGIACIGVATTTDIHKGFTDQGIIIEWGDEAIDAFIFKDDDGKLYITWKAYGLTPDREIQILASELSDDGLSLIGEHFSLTDQSKGWQGSGHEGQCLIKRNGYYYLLNSAGGCCDNRCDYHVLVARSKNLREGWEQLSEPILQGGETWRCTGHGTLVNTPDGRYFYMYHSYNATDFEFIGRQVMLDEMLWNEETGWPYFKGGMPSEMAPVLFENTIQKVDSVFTDDFSTDKNLSGFEWDVKGAKFESKIDAGELVITTQESGPAFLGLRPETGNYSLTSEVIPAEELSGIGIYSNQGHVLSLAVEKSKLVLYQINKGEEQILTEVKLDNPASVFLKYEAVSGRYFQFFWSENGEDWIPVAVSNEQQVDGTFLAQWGFAPRVGFVTRGKDKSSFRFSALEIKYNYK; translated from the coding sequence ATGAGGATACAACATTTAGTTATTTGGGCGATTGCATTTTTGTTGCTGGCATCGTGTACATCGGTACAAAAAGAAAAGGAGCAGGTATTTTATAAAAACCCTGTGATTAAAGGAGATTTGCCCGATCCTTCGGTTATTAGGGTGGGAGACAAGTATTATGCCGTTGGCACAACCAACGATTTTGCTCCGGTTTATCCCTTATTCGAATCAACTGATCTTATCAACTGGACAAGTATCGGAGCTGTTTTTAAAGAGCCTCCTGCATGGGCGTCAGAAGATTTTTGGGCACCGGAACTTTATTATAATAACGGTACATTTTTCGTGTATTACACCACCAAACGAAAAGATACAGGAATTGCCTGTATCGGAGTGGCAACTACAACGGATATTCACAAAGGATTTACCGATCAGGGGATTATAATTGAATGGGGCGACGAAGCCATTGACGCTTTTATTTTTAAAGATGACGATGGAAAGTTATACATTACCTGGAAAGCTTACGGACTAACACCCGACCGCGAGATTCAGATTTTAGCCTCAGAATTAAGTGATGACGGTTTAAGTTTAATCGGTGAACATTTTTCCCTCACCGATCAATCAAAAGGTTGGCAAGGCTCAGGACACGAAGGACAATGTCTGATAAAACGAAACGGGTATTATTACCTGCTTAATTCTGCCGGAGGTTGTTGCGATAACCGTTGCGATTATCATGTACTGGTTGCTCGTTCCAAAAACCTGAGAGAAGGTTGGGAACAACTGTCGGAACCTATTTTGCAGGGTGGAGAAACCTGGCGATGTACCGGTCACGGGACTTTGGTAAATACACCCGACGGAAGATATTTTTATATGTATCATTCGTATAATGCCACCGATTTTGAATTTATTGGAAGGCAGGTAATGCTGGATGAAATGTTATGGAATGAGGAAACAGGTTGGCCTTATTTTAAAGGTGGTATGCCATCGGAAATGGCTCCGGTTCTGTTTGAGAATACCATTCAAAAAGTGGATTCTGTTTTTACGGATGATTTTTCAACCGATAAAAATTTGTCCGGCTTTGAGTGGGATGTAAAAGGTGCGAAATTTGAATCGAAAATTGATGCCGGCGAATTGGTAATTACGACTCAGGAAAGCGGACCAGCATTTTTGGGATTACGTCCTGAAACCGGAAATTACAGTCTCACTTCAGAAGTTATTCCTGCAGAAGAGCTCAGCGGAATAGGCATCTACAGCAATCAGGGCCATGTATTGAGTCTGGCCGTGGAAAAGTCGAAATTGGTGCTTTATCAAATAAACAAGGGCGAAGAGCAGATTCTTACCGAGGTGAAACTAGATAATCCCGCATCGGTATTTTTGAAATACGAAGCTGTATCGGGGCGTTATTTTCAGTTTTTCTGGTCGGAAAATGGCGAAGACTGGATTCCTGTTGCGGTTAGCAATGAACAACAGGTTGACGGAACATTTTTGGCACAGTGGGGATTCGCTCCACGAGTTGGATTCGTGACCCGTGGAAAGGACAAAAGCTCTTTCCGATTTTCAGCATTAGAAATTAAATACAACTATAAATAA
- a CDS encoding glycoside hydrolase family 43 protein, producing the protein MMTFRKISRLLLISCFLVLFLNSTAQKRTGDNHNPVFEGWYADPEGIVFGDEYWIYPTYSAPYNKQVFMDAFSSKDLVTWEKHERIIDTTEVQWAWRAMWAPAIIEKDGKYFLFFAANDIQSDEEEGGIGVGIADTPGGPYKDYLGKPLIDKFYNGAQPIDQFVFHDKDGQYYMFYGGWRHCNIAKLKDDFTGFVPFEDGETFKEVTPEGYVEGPFMFIRNGKYYFMWSEGGWTGPDYSVAYAIADSPFGPFKRVGKILKQDPDVATGAGHHSVIHVPNTDEYYIVYHRRPLGETDGNHRETCIDRMYFDDEGFIKPVKITFEGVKARPIKLD; encoded by the coding sequence ATGATGACATTCCGTAAAATTTCAAGATTATTACTCATTTCCTGTTTTTTAGTATTGTTTCTGAATAGTACAGCTCAAAAAAGAACAGGCGACAACCATAACCCGGTTTTTGAAGGCTGGTATGCCGATCCCGAAGGAATTGTGTTTGGCGATGAATACTGGATTTACCCAACCTATTCGGCACCATACAACAAACAGGTTTTTATGGATGCTTTCTCGTCAAAAGACCTGGTGACCTGGGAAAAGCATGAGCGAATTATCGATACTACAGAAGTACAATGGGCGTGGCGTGCCATGTGGGCACCGGCCATTATTGAAAAAGACGGAAAGTACTTTCTGTTTTTTGCTGCCAACGATATTCAAAGCGATGAGGAAGAAGGCGGAATTGGTGTTGGTATTGCAGATACTCCGGGAGGGCCGTATAAAGATTACCTCGGTAAACCGTTAATCGATAAATTTTATAACGGCGCTCAGCCTATCGATCAGTTTGTTTTTCACGATAAAGACGGCCAGTATTACATGTTTTATGGTGGCTGGCGGCATTGTAACATTGCTAAGTTAAAGGACGATTTTACCGGTTTTGTTCCTTTTGAAGATGGTGAAACATTCAAAGAAGTTACGCCCGAAGGTTATGTGGAAGGTCCGTTTATGTTTATCCGTAACGGGAAATATTATTTTATGTGGAGCGAAGGTGGCTGGACCGGCCCCGATTACAGTGTGGCCTATGCCATCGCCGACTCGCCATTTGGGCCTTTTAAACGCGTTGGAAAGATTCTGAAACAGGATCCGGATGTTGCTACAGGCGCCGGACACCACTCGGTAATTCATGTGCCGAATACCGACGAATATTATATCGTTTACCATCGTCGTCCGCTGGGTGAAACCGATGGGAATCATCGTGAAACCTGTATCGACAGAATGTACTTTGATGACGAGGGATTTATCAAACCGGTAAAAATTACCTTCGAAGGAGTGAAAGCCCGGCCAATAAAATTAGATTGA
- a CDS encoding beta-L-arabinofuranosidase domain-containing protein yields the protein MKTILLLCLGLILISSSSNGKEKRNSHYITNQAPLVAKPYTALPLGAVKAEGFLLEMLKIQRDGLTGHLDSIYEVVCGDNNGWLGGTGDGWERGPYWLDGLVPLAYLLDDDELKAKAQKWIEWSINNQQEDGYFGPQPLPDGVEHILGTQQGMRNDWWPKMVMLKVLQQYYTATGDERVVTLMTNYFKYQLKMLPENELGYVTYWANRRGGDNLAVVYWLYNITGDKFLLDLAEIIHKQTFDWTGVYAGDLIRRLNPLPDLHCVNVAQGLKEPIVYYQQHPEEKYLESVKKGLASLKDVHGFVNGMYGGDERLHGNDPTQGSELCSAVEMMFCFENIIPITGDVYYADYLEKIAYNVLPTQSTDDYMRKQYFQQTNQVKVSDDERNFFDDRNGRNVFGTTTGYPCCLTNMHQGWPKFVQSTWFATADNGLAALVYGPTSVTARVGNGEEVTISEETGYPFKEQIQFTIECENAVEFPFHLRIPEWCKTFTLKVNNSVQQVEVQNGIVILDREWNTGDKVELNLGMDFRYSYWHEMSMGIERGPLVYALKIAEEWREVTNDKYDDTFWEVLPKSPWNYALVKSEIDENRLKAEVASEISDNPWNPENAPIIVKTKGKRMPIWTEDRNMAGKTPSPSWPYRIVEDNEEEIILIPYGCTTLRISEFPVCN from the coding sequence ATGAAAACTATACTACTACTTTGTCTTGGCCTGATTCTGATCTCTTCTTCATCGAATGGAAAAGAGAAAAGAAACAGTCATTATATTACTAACCAGGCCCCGTTGGTGGCGAAGCCCTATACAGCCCTGCCTCTGGGAGCGGTAAAAGCTGAAGGATTTTTGCTTGAAATGTTAAAGATCCAGCGCGATGGATTAACCGGTCATTTGGATAGTATTTACGAAGTAGTGTGCGGTGATAATAACGGTTGGTTAGGAGGAACCGGTGATGGCTGGGAGCGTGGGCCGTATTGGCTTGACGGACTTGTTCCCCTGGCTTATTTGCTGGATGATGACGAACTGAAAGCGAAAGCTCAGAAATGGATTGAATGGAGTATTAATAACCAGCAGGAAGATGGCTATTTTGGCCCGCAACCATTGCCCGATGGAGTGGAGCATATTCTGGGAACCCAACAGGGAATGCGCAACGACTGGTGGCCAAAGATGGTAATGCTGAAAGTATTACAACAATATTACACCGCAACAGGCGACGAGCGAGTAGTTACATTAATGACCAACTACTTTAAGTATCAGTTAAAGATGCTGCCCGAGAATGAACTGGGGTATGTTACCTATTGGGCAAACCGCAGGGGAGGAGATAACCTTGCAGTGGTGTACTGGCTTTATAATATTACCGGCGATAAGTTTTTGCTCGATCTGGCCGAAATTATTCATAAGCAAACCTTCGACTGGACGGGTGTTTATGCCGGAGATCTGATCCGGCGTTTAAATCCGCTTCCCGATTTACATTGTGTAAATGTGGCGCAGGGATTAAAAGAACCAATTGTTTATTACCAGCAGCATCCCGAGGAGAAATATCTTGAATCTGTAAAGAAAGGATTGGCGTCATTAAAAGATGTGCATGGTTTTGTTAACGGCATGTACGGAGGCGACGAGCGTCTGCATGGAAACGATCCAACACAAGGTTCGGAGCTGTGCTCGGCTGTTGAAATGATGTTTTGCTTCGAAAATATTATTCCAATAACCGGCGATGTATATTATGCAGACTATCTGGAGAAAATAGCATATAATGTTCTGCCAACCCAAAGCACCGATGATTATATGAGGAAGCAGTATTTTCAGCAGACAAACCAAGTAAAGGTTTCTGACGATGAGCGAAACTTTTTTGACGACCGAAATGGAAGAAACGTTTTTGGAACAACCACCGGATATCCGTGCTGCCTGACTAACATGCACCAGGGATGGCCAAAATTTGTTCAAAGTACCTGGTTTGCAACAGCCGATAATGGTTTAGCGGCGCTGGTTTATGGGCCAACATCAGTAACTGCCAGGGTTGGTAATGGCGAGGAAGTAACAATTTCTGAAGAAACCGGCTATCCGTTTAAAGAGCAAATTCAATTTACTATCGAATGTGAAAATGCAGTAGAATTTCCTTTTCATCTGCGAATCCCTGAGTGGTGCAAAACATTCACTTTAAAGGTAAATAATTCTGTTCAGCAAGTTGAAGTACAGAATGGAATTGTAATTCTTGATCGGGAATGGAACACAGGCGACAAAGTTGAGTTGAATTTAGGAATGGATTTCAGATATAGTTACTGGCACGAAATGTCGATGGGTATTGAGCGTGGACCACTGGTTTATGCGCTCAAAATAGCCGAGGAATGGAGGGAAGTAACAAACGATAAATATGATGATACTTTTTGGGAAGTGTTGCCCAAATCGCCATGGAACTACGCTTTAGTGAAAAGCGAGATAGATGAAAACAGGTTGAAAGCGGAAGTGGCAAGCGAAATTTCTGATAATCCCTGGAATCCGGAAAATGCACCGATTATTGTAAAAACAAAAGGCAAGCGTATGCCTATCTGGACCGAGGATCGTAATATGGCAGGTAAAACACCTTCGCCATCGTGGCCATACCGGATTGTTGAGGATAACGAGGAGGAGATTATTTTAATTCCTTATGGCTGCACAACTTTGAGGATTTCGGAATTCCCGGTTTGCAATTAA